The following proteins come from a genomic window of Citrobacter europaeus:
- the sirB1 gene encoding invasion regulator SirB1 gives MRSLADFEFNKAPLCDGMILASESIRLDFPTQTVYDELERLVSLAQEEISQLLSQDEQLEKLLALFYGEWGFTDTHGVYRLSDALWLDQVLKNRQGSAVSLGAILLWIANRLELPLVPVIFPTQLILRIESLDGEMWLINPFNGETLNEHTLEVWLKGNISPVAELFNEDLDEADNAEVIRKLLDTLKSSLMEERQMELALRASEALLQFNPEDPYEIRDRGLIYAQLECEHVALTDLSYFVEQCPEDPISEMIRAQINTISHKQIVLH, from the coding sequence ATGAGGTCGTTAGCTGATTTCGAATTTAATAAAGCGCCATTGTGTGATGGGATGATCCTGGCGTCGGAGTCTATCCGTCTGGATTTTCCAACACAAACTGTCTATGACGAACTGGAACGTCTGGTCAGTCTGGCGCAAGAAGAAATTAGCCAGCTCCTGTCTCAGGATGAGCAACTGGAAAAACTGCTGGCACTTTTTTACGGCGAATGGGGGTTTACGGATACCCACGGCGTCTATCGTCTTTCTGATGCATTATGGCTTGATCAGGTACTGAAAAATCGTCAGGGCAGCGCCGTGTCGTTGGGGGCGATCTTATTGTGGATTGCCAACCGGCTGGAACTGCCGCTGGTGCCGGTGATTTTCCCGACACAACTTATCCTGCGTATCGAATCGCTCGATGGCGAAATGTGGCTAATCAATCCGTTCAATGGCGAAACGTTGAATGAGCACACGCTGGAAGTATGGCTGAAGGGGAATATCAGCCCGGTCGCGGAGTTGTTTAACGAAGACCTGGATGAGGCGGATAATGCAGAAGTCATCCGCAAGCTGCTCGACACGCTGAAATCATCGCTGATGGAAGAGCGGCAAATGGAGCTGGCGCTGCGTGCCAGCGAAGCACTATTACAGTTTAATCCCGAAGATCCGTATGAAATACGCGATCGCGGATTGATATACGCGCAGCTCGAGTGTGAACATGTTGCGCTGACCGACTTAAGTTATTTCGTTGAACAGTGTCCGGAAGACCCGATCAGCGAAATGATTCGTGCGCAGATTAATACTATTTCGCACAAGCAAATTGTATTGCATTGA
- the kdsA gene encoding 3-deoxy-8-phosphooctulonate synthase produces the protein MKQKVVSIGDINVANDLPFVLFGGMNVLESRDLAMRICEHYVTVTQKLGIPYVFKASFDKANRSSIHSYRGPGLEEGMKIFQELKQTFGVKVITDVHEASQAQPVADVVDVIQLPAFLARQTDLVEAMAKTGAVINVKKPQFVSPGQMGNIVDKFHEGGNDKVILCDRGANFGYDNLVVDMLGFSVMKKVSGNSPVIFDVTHALQCRDPFGAASGGRRAQVTELARAGMAVGLAGLFIEAHPDPANAKCDGPSALPLAKLEQFLTQIKAIDDLVKSFDELDTEN, from the coding sequence ATGAAACAAAAAGTGGTTAGCATTGGCGACATCAACGTGGCAAATGACCTGCCGTTCGTGCTGTTTGGCGGAATGAACGTGCTGGAATCCCGCGATCTGGCGATGCGCATTTGTGAGCACTACGTAACCGTTACTCAAAAGCTGGGTATCCCTTACGTGTTCAAAGCCTCCTTTGATAAAGCCAACCGTTCTTCCATCCACTCTTACCGTGGGCCGGGCCTTGAAGAAGGGATGAAAATCTTCCAGGAACTGAAGCAGACTTTTGGCGTAAAAGTGATCACCGACGTTCACGAAGCCAGCCAGGCACAGCCTGTTGCTGACGTGGTGGATGTGATTCAGCTGCCGGCATTCCTCGCTCGTCAAACCGATCTGGTGGAAGCGATGGCGAAAACCGGTGCCGTTATCAACGTGAAGAAACCGCAGTTCGTAAGCCCGGGCCAGATGGGTAATATCGTGGATAAATTCCATGAGGGCGGTAACGATAAAGTTATTCTGTGCGACCGTGGCGCGAACTTTGGTTATGACAATCTGGTTGTGGACATGCTTGGCTTCAGCGTGATGAAGAAAGTCTCCGGCAATTCACCGGTGATTTTTGACGTCACCCATGCGCTGCAGTGCCGCGACCCGTTTGGCGCAGCAAGCGGTGGTCGTCGCGCGCAGGTTACCGAACTGGCGCGTGCCGGTATGGCGGTAGGCCTGGCAGGTCTGTTTATTGAAGCGCATCCGGATCCAGCCAATGCGAAATGCGATGGCCCATCCGCACTGCCGCTGGCGAAGCTGGAACAGTTCCTGACGCAGATTAAAGCGATTGATGACCTGGTGAAAAGCTTCGACGAGCTGGATACCGAGAACTAA